From Osmerus eperlanus chromosome 28, fOsmEpe2.1, whole genome shotgun sequence, the proteins below share one genomic window:
- the LOC134015015 gene encoding LOW QUALITY PROTEIN: citron rho-interacting kinase (The sequence of the model RefSeq protein was modified relative to this genomic sequence to represent the inferred CDS: deleted 4 bases in 3 codons) — protein MSQMEQEISLVQSKMSDLESVLQQKDVELKASETQRSILEQDLATYITECSSLKRSLEQARTEVSQEDDKALQLLHDIREQSNKLQEIKEQEYHAQMEEMRVAIRQLEEDLSAARRRSDLYESELKESRQASEELKRKAAEYNQRMQKAKEQGKAEAEEVLAKLEKTNSEQQAKIQDLQDKLAKASKASSEASDLMHSIRVAKERMERELERLQNKEDSSDSLRRRLRETEDGRKTLENQVKRLEIVERREMKLKEDIQSKAQQIQQMAEKIMELEESLRETQSTAQRMESHLEQKEKLYEDKIKVLETQMKADMADKEMLESSQSKYEEEVREKCSIISDQKATINAMDSKMNSLEQRIAELSEANKLAANSSIYTQKNMKAQEEMISELRQQKFYLESQAGKLEAQNAKLEEHLEKMSQQEQSNKSRVTELESRLRETGLEHEEQKLVIKRQVTEVTLSLQERESQISGLQAARHALESQLQQAKTELEDTTAEAEEEITVLRAHRDDIQRKFDALRDSCAVITDLEEQLTQLTQENSELNRQNFYLSKQLDEATDDTEDRMQLGQDVDRLRREVADREMHLNNQKQNIETLKTTCTMLEEQVVELETLNDELLEKERQWEAWRGALEDEKNQAERRTRDVQRLLDNEKQNRLRADQRSSEARQAVEQAVKEHKAEILALQQALKDQKLKAESLSDTLIDLEKKHALLEMNARSLQQKLEGERDLKQRLLDDQSKLQQQMDVQKTHIFRLTQGLQDALDQTDLLKTERTDLEYQLENIQLHLQAVYSHEKVKMEGTITQQTKLIDFLQSRVDQGGSKKKKGLFGRRREDLLAAMAAQSGSQGSQGSQGSQGPQGSPVPTAPPVPLQYSDMKVALEKERSRSSELEDALQKMRLELRSLREEAVQYKGLEHGAPAPPASARQQMMMSALVKSPEHKQGPGQLASSSSSGRRKETATPDERRRVTFEKYGRRMKDSQRDRERERERAHHNAPHRFTVGLNMRAAKCTVCLDTVHFGRQAATCIECHALCHPKCSPCLPATCGLPSDCALHLGEGSSRDKGSSPGLQLKEASGHVRLEGWMKQPRNGKRGQGWERKYVVLDGTKVSIYEIEPREDSAKPLEEFELCLSEGEVMVHGAVGAGELPNTAKSDVPYVLKLESQSHTPCWSGQTLYLMAPSFPDKQRWVAVMESVVAGGRAAREKAEADAKLLGNSLLKLEGDDRLDINCTLPLTDQIVLVGSEEGLYALNVIKNSLTHIPGLGSVFQIHIVKEQEKLLMIVGDERALCLVEIKRVKQSLAQSHLPAQSELAPYIFETVKGCHLFAAGRIDNGPCICAAMPNKITILRYNDNLNKFCIRKEIETLEPCSCIHLTSYSIIIGTNKFFEIEMKQYTLEEFLDKNDVSLASAVFAASSHSFPISMVQVTSTQQKEEYLLCFHEFGVFVDTYGRRSRTDDIRWSRLPLAFAYREPFLFVTYFNSLDVMEVQGHASLGPPVLAHLDIPSPRYLGPAISSGAIYLASSYQNKLRVICCKGSLVRESGELQRTGSSRGSPSKRGPPTYTEHISKRLASGPSSHEGLHREPSTPHRYREGRTEFRRDKSPARPLDREKSPGRMLDSRRERSPGRFEDPSRTRLHAGSVRTQLTPVNKVWDQSSV, from the exons ATGTCCCAG atggagcaggagatcTCCCTGGTCCAGAGTAAGAtgtctgatctggagtcagtacTGCAGCAGAAAGATGTGGAGCTGAAAGCCTCGGAGACTCAGAGGAGCATCCTGGAACAGGACCTGGCTACATACATCACAGAGTGCAGC agtCTGAAGCGCAGTCTGGAGCAGGCCCGGACAGAGGTGTCCCAGGAAGATGACAAGGCGCTGCAGCTTCTTCACGACATCAGGGAGCAGAGCAATAAGCTGCAGGAAATCAAAGAGCAG GAGTACCACGCTCAGATGGAGGAGATGCGCGTGGCCATCAGGCAACTGGAGGAGGACCTCTCCGCCGCCCGTCGTCGTAGCGACCTCTACGAGTCCGAGCTGAAGGAGTCCCGGCAGGCCAGCGAGGAGCTGAAGAGGAAGGCCGCCGAGTACAACCAGAGGATGCAGAAG GCCAAGGAGCAAGGAAAAGCAGAGGCGGAGGAGGTGCTAGCGAAGCTGGAAAAG ACCAATTCAGAACAGCAAGCCAAAATACAGGATCTCCAAGATAAGCTTGCCAAG GCTTCAAAGGCCAGCTCCGAGGCATCAGATCTCATGCACAGCATCCGCGTGGCCAAGGAGCGTATGGAGCGAGAGCTCGAGAGGCTGCAGAACAAGGAGGACTCCAGCGACAGCCTGCGCAGACGCCTGCGTGAGACTGAG gatggcaGGAAGACTCTGGAGAACCAGGTGAAGCGTCTTGAGATTGTGGAGCGTCGAGAGATGAAACTGAAGGAGGACATCCAGAGCAAGGCCCAGCAGATCCAGCAGATGGCTGAGAAGATCATG GAGCTTGAGGAGAGCTTGCGCGAGACGCAGTCTACAGCCCAGCGCATGGAGTCTCACCTGGAGCAGAAGGAGAAGCTCTACGAGGATAAGATCAAG GTCTTGGAGACCCAGATGAAGGCAGACATGGCTGACAAGGAGATGCTGGAGTCCAGTCAGAGCAAGTATGAGGAGGAGGTTCGTGAGAAGTGCAGCATCATCAGTGACCAGAAGGCG ACTATCAATGCCATGGACTCCAAGATGAACAGCCTGGAGCAGAGAATTGCTGAGTTGTCTGAGGCCAACAAGCTGGCAGCCAACAGCAGCATCTACACCCAGAAGAACAT GAAGGCCCAGGAGGAGATGATCTCGGAGCTAAGGCAGCAGAAGTTCTACCTGGAGTCGCAGGCGGGGAAGCTGGAGGCCCAGAACGCCAAGCTGGAGGAGCACCTGGAGAAGATGAGCCAGCAGGAGCAGAGCAACAAGAGCCGTGTGACGGAGCTGGAGAGCAGGcttagagag aCGGGCCTGGAGCACGAGGAGCAGAAGCTGGTGATCAAGCGTCAGGTGACGGAGGTGACCCTGTCGCTGCAGGAGCGCGAGTCCCAGATCAGCGGGCTGCAGGCGGCCCGCCACGCCCTGGAGAGCCAACTGCAGCAGGCCAAGACGGAGCTGGAGGACACCACGGCCGAGGCTGAGGAGGAGATCACCGTCCTCAGG GCTCACCGGGACGACATCCAGCGCAAGTTTGACGCCCTGAGAGACAGCTGTGCG GTGATCACAGACCTGGAGGAGCAGCTGACCCAGCTGACCCAGGAGAACTCGGAGCTGAACCGGCAGAACTTCTACCTGTCCAAGCAGCTGGACGAGGCCACGGACGACACAGAGGACAGGATGCAGCTGGGCCAGGACGTGGACCGCCTCCGCAGGGAGGTGGCAGACCGCGAGATGCATCTCAACAACCAGAAGCAG AACATAGAGACCCTGAAGACCACGTGCACCatgctggaggagcaggtggtggagctggagacTCTGAACGACGAGCTGCTGGAGAAGGAGCGGCAGTGGGAGGCGTGGAGGGGCGCCCTGGAGGACGAGAAGAACCAGGcggagaggaggaccagggacGTGCAGAGGCTGCTGGACAACGAGAAGCAGAACAG GCTGCGTGCGGACCAGCGCAGCTCCGAGGCCCGCCAGGCCGTGGAGCAGGCTGTGAAGGAGCACAAGGCCGAGATCCTGGCCCTGCAGCAGGCGCTCAAGGACCAGAAGCTCAAAGCGGAGAGCCTCTCGGACACA CTTATTGACCTGGAGAAGAAGCACGCCCTGCTGGAGATGAACGCCCGCAGCCTGCAGCagaagctggagggagagagagatctgaaGCAGAGGCTGCTGGATGAC CAAAGCAAACTGCAGCAGCAGATGGACGTCCAGAAGACTCACATCTTCAGGCTGACCCAGGGGCTGCAGGACGCGCTGGACCAGACAGACCTGCTGAAGACCGAGAGGACAGACCTGGAGTACCAGCTGGAGAACATCCAG CTCCACCTACAGGCCGTGTATTCCCACGAGAAGGTGAAGATGGAGGGCACCATCACCCAGCAGACTAAACTCATAGACTTC CTCCAATCCAGGGTGGACCAGGGAGGCTCAAAGAAGAAGAAG GGTCTGTTTGGGAGGCGTAGAGAGGACCTGCTGGCTGCCATGGCGGCCCAGAGTGGCTCTCAGGGGTCCCAGGGGTCCCAGGGGTCCCAGGGG CCCCAGGGCTCCCCGGTCCCCACGGCCCCCCCGGTGCCCCTGCAGTACAGCGACATGAAGGTGGCCCTGGAGAAGGAG CGCTCCCGCTCCTCCGAGCTGGAGGACGCGCTGCAGAAGATGCGCCTGGAGCTCCGCTCGCTGCGAGAGGAGG CCGTGCAGTACAAAGGTCTGGAGCACGGAGCCCCGGCCCCTCCTGCCTCGGCTCGGCAGCAGATGATGATGTCAGCCCTGGTGAAGTCTCCAGAGCACAAGCAGGGCCCCGGCCAgctcgcctcctcctccagctccggcCGCAGGAAGGAGACCGCCACCCCCGACG agagaaggagggtcacTTTTGAAA aGTACGGCCGTCGCATGAaggacagccagagagacagggagagggagagagagcgggcgcACCACAACGCTCCTCACCGCTTCACCGTGGGGCTCAACATGAGAGCCGCCAAGTGCACCGTGTGCCTGGACACCGTGCACTTCGGCCGCCAGGCCGCCACCTGCATTG AATGTCACGCTCTGTGCCACCCAAAGTGTTCCCCCTGCCTCCCGGCCACGTGCGGCCTGCCCAGCGACTGTGCTCTTCACCTGGGAGAGGGCTCGAGCAGGGACAAGGGCAGCTCCCCAGGCCTGCAGCTGAAGGAGGCCAGCGGACACGTGCGTCTGGAGGGCTGGATGAAGCAGCCCAG GAACGGCAAGAGAGGCCAGGGTTGGGAGAGGAAATATGTGGTTCTGGACGGGACCAAAGTATCCATCTACGAGATAGAGCCCAGAGAAG actCTGCCAAGCCGCTTGAGGAGTTTGAGCTGTGCCTGTCGGAAGGAGAGGTGATGGTCCACGGGGCTGTGGGCGCGGGTGAGCTGCCCAACACTGCCAAATCAG ATGTTCCATACGTTCTGAAGCTGGAATCTCAATCGCACACACCCTGCTGGTCCGGCCAGACCCTGTACCTGATGGCTCCCAGCTTCCCAGACAAGCAGCGCTGGGTGGCCGTGATGGAGTCGGTGGTGGCGGGGGGGCGGGCGGCCAGGGAGAAAGCAGAGGCGGACGCA aaGCTGCTGGGGAACTCTCTGTTGAAGCTGGAGGGCGACGACAGGCTGGACATCAActgcaccctccctctcactgatCAG ATCGTGCTGGTGGGGTCTGAGGAGGGTCTGTACGCGCTGAACGTCATCAAGAACTCCCTGACCCACATCCCCGGGCTGGGCTCTGTGTTTCAGATCCACATCGTCAAGGAGCAGGAGAAGCTGCTCATGATCGTTG GGGACGAGAGGGCGTTGTGTCTGGTGGAGATTAAGAGGGTGAAGCAGTCTCTGGCCCAGTCCCACCTGCCGGCCCAGTCTGAGCTGGCCCCCTACATCTTTGAGACGGTGAAAGGCTGCCACCTGTTTGCTGCGGGCAGG ATAGACAATGGCCCCTGTATCTGCGCCGCCATGCCTAACAAGATAACCATTCTACGTTACAACGACAATCTCAACAAGTTCTGCATCCGCAAG gaGATTGAGACACTGGAGCCTTGCAGCTGCATCCACCTGACCAGCTACAGCATCATCATCGGCACCAACAAGTTCTTTGAGATTGAGATGAAGCAATACACGCTGGAAG AGTTCCTGGATAAGAACGACGTGTCGCTGGCCTCGGCCGTGTTTGCCGCATCCTCCCACAGCTTCCCCATCTCCATGGTCCAGGTCACCAGCACCCAGCAGAAGGAAGAGTACCTGCTCTGTTTCcacg AGTTCGGCGTATTCGTGGACACGTACGGACGGAGGAGCCGTACGGACGACATCAGATGGAGCCGTCTGCCCCTGGCCTTCG CCTACAGGGAACCCTTCCTGTTTGTGACATACTTCAACTCCTTGGACGTCATGGAGGTTCAGGGGCACGCATCacttgg GCCTCCAGTGCTGGCCCACCTCGACATCCCCAGCCCCCGGTACCTGGGCCCAGCCATCTCCTCAGGGGCCATCTACCTGGCCTCGTCCTACCAGAACAAGCTGAGGGTGATCTGCTGCAAGGGCAGCCTGGtccgcgagtccggggagctgCAGAGGACCGGCTCCAGTCGAGG CAGTCCCAGTAAGCGTGGGCCGCCCACCTACACCGAGCACATCTCCAAGCGCCTGGCCTCGGGGCCCAGCAGTCACGAGGGCCTCCACCGCGAGCCCAGCACCCCGCACCGCTACCGGGAGGGACGCACCGAGTTCCGGAGGGACAAGTCGCCCGCTCGCCCCCTGGACAGGGAGAAGTCCCCCGGCAGGATGCTGGACAGCCGCAGGGAGAGGTCCCCCGGGAGGTTCGAGGACCCGTCTCGTACTCGCCTCCACGCGGGGTCCGTCCGCACACAG